One region of Acanthopagrus latus isolate v.2019 chromosome 24, fAcaLat1.1, whole genome shotgun sequence genomic DNA includes:
- the f10 gene encoding coagulation factor X isoform X2, translated as MKQGDMERECVEERCNWEEAREIFENKEKTNEFWVKYVDGDACKSIPCAHNGVCKDGIGSYDCYCQAGYQGYNCEIVIPELCENRNGGCEHFCKVVQGSVMCSCADGYFLASDDKSCNSNATFKCGAIVTGNTRTVFRYERNNTMLANKENLNETDHNINSTNQDYAMDNSTATAKILPENRILEQIINSQMASMTRIVNGEDCPPGECPWQALLLNEEDRGFCGGTILNEYIILTAAHCMNQSRFIYIKLGEFDVLVDHGNEATHHVETIVTHNKYRPETYHNDIALIKLVSPIKYSRYILPACIPEPDFAEKVLMRQPDGMVSGFGRLGEGRQPSTILQRLTVPFVDRATCIESTQLRISQRMFCAGYDDIAKDACQGDSGGPHVTRYRDTYFVTGIVSWGEGCARKGKYGVYTQVSKYVQWIREGIKKLMPQEKSGRKKRHHGPINRLVL; from the exons ATGAAACAAGGCGACAtggagagggagtgtgtggaGGAGCGCTGCAACTGGGAGGAGGCCCGAGAGATCTTTGAGAATAAAGAGAAAACT aaTGAATTCTGGGTCAAATACGTTG ATGGCGACGCATGCAAGTCCATACCCTGCGCACACAACGGAGTTTGCAAAGATGGGATTGGTAGCTACGACTGCTACTGCCAGGCCGGGTACCAGGGCTACAACTGTGAAATCG TTATTCCTGAGCTTTGTGAGAACAGAAACGGTGGATGTGAACACTTCTGCAAAGTGGTGCAGGGAAGCGTCATGTGCTCCTGCGCTGACGGATATTTCCTGGCGTCAGATGACAAATCCTGCAACTCCAACG CAACCTTCAAATGTGGCGCCATCGTCACCGGAAACACCCGGACTGTTTTCAGGTACGAGCGAAATAACACGATGTTGGCGAACAAAGAGAATTTGAACGAGACGGACCACAACATCAACTCCACCAATCAGGATTACGCGATGGACAACAGCACCGCCACCGCCAAAATCTTACCAGAGAACCGGATCCTGGAGCAAATAATCAACTCTCAAATGGCCAGCATGACCCGCATCGTCAACGGAGAGGACTGTCCACCGGGAGAATGTCCATGGCAG GCTCTCCTCCTGAACGAGGAGGACCGAGGGTTCTGTGGAGGAACCATCCTCAACGAATACATCATCctgactgctgctcactgcATGAACCAATCACGCTTCATCTACATCAAGCTTG GTGAGTTCGACGTGTTGGTGGATCACGGTAATGAAGCCACTCACCATGTGGAGACTATCGTCACCCACAATAAATACAGGCCTGAAACCTACCACAATGACATCGCACTCATCAAGTTGGTGTCGCCCATCAAGTACAGCAGGTACATCCTGCCGGCCTGCATACCTGAGCCAGACTTCGCTGAAAAG GTTCTAATGCGGCAGCCCGACGGCATGGTCAGTGGTTTCGGTCGTCTCGGCGAGGGTCGGCAGCCGTCCACCATCTTGCAGCGCCTCACCGTCCCCTTCGTGGATCGGGCAACCTGCATAGAATCGACCCAGCTGCGGATCTCTCAGCGCATGTTCTGTGCTGGCTATGACGACATAGCCAAGGACGCCTGCCAAGGCGACAGCGGCGGACCGCACGTCACGCGCTACCGAGACACCTATTTTGTCACCGGCATTGTAAGCTGGGGTGAAGGCTGTGCACGCAAAGGCAAATACGGCGTCTACACCCAGGTGTCCAAGTACGTCCAGTGGATCCGTGAAGGCATCAAGAAGCTGATGCCCCAAGAGAAGAGCGGCAGGAAGAAGAGGCACCACGGTCCGATCAACAGATTGGTTCTGTAA
- the f10 gene encoding coagulation factor X isoform X1 — MSWLHRLSLGLLLLHLAAVHAVFLDSREASQVLTRRRRANSFWEEMKQGDMERECVEERCNWEEAREIFENKEKTNEFWVKYVDGDACKSIPCAHNGVCKDGIGSYDCYCQAGYQGYNCEIVIPELCENRNGGCEHFCKVVQGSVMCSCADGYFLASDDKSCNSNATFKCGAIVTGNTRTVFRYERNNTMLANKENLNETDHNINSTNQDYAMDNSTATAKILPENRILEQIINSQMASMTRIVNGEDCPPGECPWQALLLNEEDRGFCGGTILNEYIILTAAHCMNQSRFIYIKLGEFDVLVDHGNEATHHVETIVTHNKYRPETYHNDIALIKLVSPIKYSRYILPACIPEPDFAEKVLMRQPDGMVSGFGRLGEGRQPSTILQRLTVPFVDRATCIESTQLRISQRMFCAGYDDIAKDACQGDSGGPHVTRYRDTYFVTGIVSWGEGCARKGKYGVYTQVSKYVQWIREGIKKLMPQEKSGRKKRHHGPINRLVL; from the exons ATGTCGTGGCTTCACCGCCTGTCCCTcggcctcctgctgctccacctggcTGCTGTTCACGCAG TCTTCCTGGACAGCAGGGAAGCCAGTCAGGTTCTGACCCGACGGAGACGAGCCAACAGCTTTTGGGAAGAGATGAAACAAGGCGACAtggagagggagtgtgtggaGGAGCGCTGCAACTGGGAGGAGGCCCGAGAGATCTTTGAGAATAAAGAGAAAACT aaTGAATTCTGGGTCAAATACGTTG ATGGCGACGCATGCAAGTCCATACCCTGCGCACACAACGGAGTTTGCAAAGATGGGATTGGTAGCTACGACTGCTACTGCCAGGCCGGGTACCAGGGCTACAACTGTGAAATCG TTATTCCTGAGCTTTGTGAGAACAGAAACGGTGGATGTGAACACTTCTGCAAAGTGGTGCAGGGAAGCGTCATGTGCTCCTGCGCTGACGGATATTTCCTGGCGTCAGATGACAAATCCTGCAACTCCAACG CAACCTTCAAATGTGGCGCCATCGTCACCGGAAACACCCGGACTGTTTTCAGGTACGAGCGAAATAACACGATGTTGGCGAACAAAGAGAATTTGAACGAGACGGACCACAACATCAACTCCACCAATCAGGATTACGCGATGGACAACAGCACCGCCACCGCCAAAATCTTACCAGAGAACCGGATCCTGGAGCAAATAATCAACTCTCAAATGGCCAGCATGACCCGCATCGTCAACGGAGAGGACTGTCCACCGGGAGAATGTCCATGGCAG GCTCTCCTCCTGAACGAGGAGGACCGAGGGTTCTGTGGAGGAACCATCCTCAACGAATACATCATCctgactgctgctcactgcATGAACCAATCACGCTTCATCTACATCAAGCTTG GTGAGTTCGACGTGTTGGTGGATCACGGTAATGAAGCCACTCACCATGTGGAGACTATCGTCACCCACAATAAATACAGGCCTGAAACCTACCACAATGACATCGCACTCATCAAGTTGGTGTCGCCCATCAAGTACAGCAGGTACATCCTGCCGGCCTGCATACCTGAGCCAGACTTCGCTGAAAAG GTTCTAATGCGGCAGCCCGACGGCATGGTCAGTGGTTTCGGTCGTCTCGGCGAGGGTCGGCAGCCGTCCACCATCTTGCAGCGCCTCACCGTCCCCTTCGTGGATCGGGCAACCTGCATAGAATCGACCCAGCTGCGGATCTCTCAGCGCATGTTCTGTGCTGGCTATGACGACATAGCCAAGGACGCCTGCCAAGGCGACAGCGGCGGACCGCACGTCACGCGCTACCGAGACACCTATTTTGTCACCGGCATTGTAAGCTGGGGTGAAGGCTGTGCACGCAAAGGCAAATACGGCGTCTACACCCAGGTGTCCAAGTACGTCCAGTGGATCCGTGAAGGCATCAAGAAGCTGATGCCCCAAGAGAAGAGCGGCAGGAAGAAGAGGCACCACGGTCCGATCAACAGATTGGTTCTGTAA